One part of the Onychomys torridus chromosome 13, mOncTor1.1, whole genome shotgun sequence genome encodes these proteins:
- the Malt1 gene encoding mucosa-associated lymphoid tissue lymphoma translocation protein 1 isoform X3, giving the protein MFFSFSTPQIPYGNSSELIFNTVHVKDAGFYVCRVNNNSTFEFSQWSQLDVCDVAEVTESLQGSVDGISESKLQICVEPRSQKLMPGSKLVLQCVAIGSPIPHYQWFKNESPLTHETKKHYTVPYVDLEHEGTYWCHVYNDRDSQDSKKVEIIIGRTDEAVECTEDELNNFGHPDNKEQTIGQPLAKDKVALLIGNMNYWEHPKLKAPLVDVYELTNLLRQLDFKVVSLLDLTESEMCNAVDEFLLLLDKGVYGLLYYAGHGYENFGNSFMVPVDAPNPYRSENCLCVQNILKLMQEKETGLNVFLLDMCRKRNDYDDTIPILDALKVTANIVFGYATCQGAEAFEIQHSGLANGIFMKFLKDRLLEDKKITVLLDEVAEDMGKCHLTKGKQALEIRSSLSEKRALTDPIQGTACSAESLVRNLQWAKAHELPESMCLKFQCGVHIQLGFAAEFSNVMIIYTSIVHKPPEIIMCDAYVTDFPLDLDIDPKHANKGTPEETGSYLVSRELPKHCLYTRLSSLQKLKEHLIFTVCLSYQYSGLEDTVEEKQEVNVGKPLIAKLDMHRGLGRKTCFQACRMPDEPYHSSTPTPGGAGCFHSSQDSFHDMYHSHLGHSDSDLPPDRCHCSRTPHTFISSHPAHQYSCQFGRSNVPVETTDEMPFSFSDRLMISEN; this is encoded by the exons ATGTTCTTCAGCTTCTCAACCCCCCAG ATCCCATATGGAAATTCATCAGAACTTATTTTTAACACGGTGCATGTAAAAGATGCAGGCTTTTATGTCTGCCGAGTTAACAACAATTCCACCTTTGAATTCAGCCAGTGGTCACAGCTCGATGTCTGTGATGTGGCAGAAGTGACAGAAAGCCTCCAGG gaagtgtggatggtatctcagaatccaAGTTGCAAATCTGTGTTGAACCAAGGTCCCAAAAGCTGATGCCAGGCAGCAAATTGGTTTTACAGTGTGTTGCTATTGGAAGCCCTATTCCTCACTACCAGTGGTTCAAAAATGAATCACCATTAACACATGAGACAAAAAAGCATTACACG GTTCCATATGTGGATCTAGAACATGAAGGAACCTACTGGTGTCATGTATATAATGATCGAGACAGTCAAGATAGTAAGAAGGTAGAAATCATCATAG GAAGAACAGATGAGGCAGTGGAGTGTACCGAAG atgaattaaataattttggGCATCCTG ATAATAAAGAACAAACAATTGGCCAGCCTTTGG caAAGGACAAAGTTGCTCTTTTGATAGGAAATATGAATTATTGGGAGCACCCCAAGCTTAAAGCTCCTTTGGTGGATGTGTATGAATTGACCAACTTATTAAGGCAACTAGATTTCAAAGTTGTTTCATTGTTGGATCTTACTGAATCTGAAATGTGTAATGCTGTGGATGAATTTTTACTACTTTTAGACAAAGGAGTATATG ggTTGTTATATTATGCAGGGCATGGTTATGAAAACTTTGGGAACAGTTTTATGGTCCCAGTTGATGCTCCAAATCCGTATAGGTCTGAAAATTGCCTGTGTGTACAAAACATACTGAAATTAATGCAAGAAAAGGAAACTGGACTCAATGTGTTCCTGTTGGATATGTGTCGGAAAAG AAATGACTATGATGATACCATTCCAATCTTGGATGCACTGAAAGTCACTGCCAATATTGTATTTGGATATGCCAC gtGCCAAGGAGCAGAAGCTTTTGAAATCCAGCACTCTGGATTGGCAAATGggatttttatgaaatttttaaaagatagattATTAGAAGATAAGAAAATCACTGTGTTACTGGATGAAGTTGCAGAAG ATATGGGGAAGTGTCACCTTACCAAGGGCAAACAAGCTCTAGAGATTCGAAGCAGCTTGTCTGAAAAAAGGGCACTTACTGATCCAATCCAGGGAACAGCTTGCTCCGCAGAGTCCCTAGTACGGAATCTACAGTGGGCCAAGGCGCATG AACTTCCAGAAAGTATGTGCCTTAAATTTCAATGTGGTGTTCATATTCAATTAGGATTTGCCGCAGAGTTCTCGAATGTCATGATAATCTACACAAGTATAGTGCACAAACCACCTGAGATAATAATGTGTGATGCCTATGTTACTGATTTCCCTCTT GACCTAGATATTGATCCAAAACATGCAAATAAGGGAACTCCTGAAGAGACGGGCAGTTATTTAGTGTCAAGAGAGCTGCCCAAGCATTGCCTCTACACCAGACTCAGTTCACTACAAAAACTGAAG GAGCACCTGATCTTCACAGTCTGTTTATCCTATCAGTATTCGGGACTGGAGGAcactgtggaggagaagcaggaggtgaATGTTGGGAAGCCTCTTATAGCCAAGTTAGACATGCATCGAGGACTGGGCCGGAAGACTTGCTTTCAAGCTTGTCGTATGCCCGATGAGCCTTATCACAGCTCCACGCCTACCCCAGGGGGGGCAGGGTGTTTTCACTCATCTCAGGACTCATTCCATGACATGTACCATTCACATCTTGGTCATTCAGACAGTGACCTACCACCAGACAGGTGTCACTGCAGCCGGACTCCACATACGTTTATTTCAAGTCATCCCGCCCACCAGTACTCCTGCCAGTTTGGGAGAAGTAACGTGCCGGTAGAGACAACTGATGAGATGCCATTCAGTTTTTCTGACAGGCTTATGATTTCTGaaaactga
- the Malt1 gene encoding mucosa-associated lymphoid tissue lymphoma translocation protein 1 isoform X1, which translates to MSLWGQPLKASLPPTVQPPPTAPSGPPSGAPPAGATLNRLPEPLLRRLSESLDRAPEGRGWRRLAELAGSRGRLRLSCLDLEQCSLKVLEPEGSPSLCLLKLMGEKGCTVTELNDFLQALEHTDVLQLLNPPGLKITVNPESKSVLAGQFVKLCCRATGHPFVQYQWFKMNKEIPYGNSSELIFNTVHVKDAGFYVCRVNNNSTFEFSQWSQLDVCDVAEVTESLQGSVDGISESKLQICVEPRSQKLMPGSKLVLQCVAIGSPIPHYQWFKNESPLTHETKKHYTVPYVDLEHEGTYWCHVYNDRDSQDSKKVEIIIGRTDEAVECTEDELNNFGHPDNKEQTIGQPLAKDKVALLIGNMNYWEHPKLKAPLVDVYELTNLLRQLDFKVVSLLDLTESEMCNAVDEFLLLLDKGVYGLLYYAGHGYENFGNSFMVPVDAPNPYRSENCLCVQNILKLMQEKETGLNVFLLDMCRKRNDYDDTIPILDALKVTANIVFGYATCQGAEAFEIQHSGLANGIFMKFLKDRLLEDKKITVLLDEVAEDMGKCHLTKGKQALEIRSSLSEKRALTDPIQGTACSAESLVRNLQWAKAHELPESMCLKFQCGVHIQLGFAAEFSNVMIIYTSIVHKPPEIIMCDAYVTDFPLDLDIDPKHANKGTPEETGSYLVSRELPKHCLYTRLSSLQKLKEHLIFTVCLSYQYSGLEDTVEEKQEVNVGKPLIAKLDMHRGLGRKTCFQACRMPDEPYHSSTPTPGGAGCFHSSQDSFHDMYHSHLGHSDSDLPPDRCHCSRTPHTFISSHPAHQYSCQFGRSNVPVETTDEMPFSFSDRLMISEN; encoded by the exons CTGCCTGGACCTGGAGCAGTGTTCTCTTAAGGTATTGGAGCCAGAGGGAAGCCCAAGTTTGTGTTTGCTGAAGCTAATGGGTGAAAAAGGATGTACAGTCACAGAATTGAACGACTTCTTACAGGCTTTAGAACACACTGATGTTCTTCAGCTTCTCAACCCCCCAG GATTAAAGATCACTGTAAACCCAGAATCAAAGTCAGTTTTGGCTGGACAGTTTGTAAAACTATGTTGCCGGGCAACTGGACATCCTTTTGTACAATATCAATGGTTCAAAATGAATAAGGAg ATCCCATATGGAAATTCATCAGAACTTATTTTTAACACGGTGCATGTAAAAGATGCAGGCTTTTATGTCTGCCGAGTTAACAACAATTCCACCTTTGAATTCAGCCAGTGGTCACAGCTCGATGTCTGTGATGTGGCAGAAGTGACAGAAAGCCTCCAGG gaagtgtggatggtatctcagaatccaAGTTGCAAATCTGTGTTGAACCAAGGTCCCAAAAGCTGATGCCAGGCAGCAAATTGGTTTTACAGTGTGTTGCTATTGGAAGCCCTATTCCTCACTACCAGTGGTTCAAAAATGAATCACCATTAACACATGAGACAAAAAAGCATTACACG GTTCCATATGTGGATCTAGAACATGAAGGAACCTACTGGTGTCATGTATATAATGATCGAGACAGTCAAGATAGTAAGAAGGTAGAAATCATCATAG GAAGAACAGATGAGGCAGTGGAGTGTACCGAAG atgaattaaataattttggGCATCCTG ATAATAAAGAACAAACAATTGGCCAGCCTTTGG caAAGGACAAAGTTGCTCTTTTGATAGGAAATATGAATTATTGGGAGCACCCCAAGCTTAAAGCTCCTTTGGTGGATGTGTATGAATTGACCAACTTATTAAGGCAACTAGATTTCAAAGTTGTTTCATTGTTGGATCTTACTGAATCTGAAATGTGTAATGCTGTGGATGAATTTTTACTACTTTTAGACAAAGGAGTATATG ggTTGTTATATTATGCAGGGCATGGTTATGAAAACTTTGGGAACAGTTTTATGGTCCCAGTTGATGCTCCAAATCCGTATAGGTCTGAAAATTGCCTGTGTGTACAAAACATACTGAAATTAATGCAAGAAAAGGAAACTGGACTCAATGTGTTCCTGTTGGATATGTGTCGGAAAAG AAATGACTATGATGATACCATTCCAATCTTGGATGCACTGAAAGTCACTGCCAATATTGTATTTGGATATGCCAC gtGCCAAGGAGCAGAAGCTTTTGAAATCCAGCACTCTGGATTGGCAAATGggatttttatgaaatttttaaaagatagattATTAGAAGATAAGAAAATCACTGTGTTACTGGATGAAGTTGCAGAAG ATATGGGGAAGTGTCACCTTACCAAGGGCAAACAAGCTCTAGAGATTCGAAGCAGCTTGTCTGAAAAAAGGGCACTTACTGATCCAATCCAGGGAACAGCTTGCTCCGCAGAGTCCCTAGTACGGAATCTACAGTGGGCCAAGGCGCATG AACTTCCAGAAAGTATGTGCCTTAAATTTCAATGTGGTGTTCATATTCAATTAGGATTTGCCGCAGAGTTCTCGAATGTCATGATAATCTACACAAGTATAGTGCACAAACCACCTGAGATAATAATGTGTGATGCCTATGTTACTGATTTCCCTCTT GACCTAGATATTGATCCAAAACATGCAAATAAGGGAACTCCTGAAGAGACGGGCAGTTATTTAGTGTCAAGAGAGCTGCCCAAGCATTGCCTCTACACCAGACTCAGTTCACTACAAAAACTGAAG GAGCACCTGATCTTCACAGTCTGTTTATCCTATCAGTATTCGGGACTGGAGGAcactgtggaggagaagcaggaggtgaATGTTGGGAAGCCTCTTATAGCCAAGTTAGACATGCATCGAGGACTGGGCCGGAAGACTTGCTTTCAAGCTTGTCGTATGCCCGATGAGCCTTATCACAGCTCCACGCCTACCCCAGGGGGGGCAGGGTGTTTTCACTCATCTCAGGACTCATTCCATGACATGTACCATTCACATCTTGGTCATTCAGACAGTGACCTACCACCAGACAGGTGTCACTGCAGCCGGACTCCACATACGTTTATTTCAAGTCATCCCGCCCACCAGTACTCCTGCCAGTTTGGGAGAAGTAACGTGCCGGTAGAGACAACTGATGAGATGCCATTCAGTTTTTCTGACAGGCTTATGATTTCTGaaaactga
- the Malt1 gene encoding mucosa-associated lymphoid tissue lymphoma translocation protein 1 isoform X2 — MSLWGQPLKASLPPTVQPPPTAPSGPPSGAPPAGATLNRLPEPLLRRLSESLDRAPEGRGWRRLAELAGSRGRLRLSCLDLEQCSLKVLEPEGSPSLCLLKLMGEKGCTVTELNDFLQALEHTDVLQLLNPPGLKITVNPESKSVLAGQFVKLCCRATGHPFVQYQWFKMNKEIPYGNSSELIFNTVHVKDAGFYVCRVNNNSTFEFSQWSQLDVCDVAEVTESLQGSVDGISESKLQICVEPRSQKLMPGSKLVLQCVAIGSPIPHYQWFKNESPLTHETKKHYTVPYVDLEHEGTYWCHVYNDRDSQDSKKVEIIIDELNNFGHPDNKEQTIGQPLAKDKVALLIGNMNYWEHPKLKAPLVDVYELTNLLRQLDFKVVSLLDLTESEMCNAVDEFLLLLDKGVYGLLYYAGHGYENFGNSFMVPVDAPNPYRSENCLCVQNILKLMQEKETGLNVFLLDMCRKRNDYDDTIPILDALKVTANIVFGYATCQGAEAFEIQHSGLANGIFMKFLKDRLLEDKKITVLLDEVAEDMGKCHLTKGKQALEIRSSLSEKRALTDPIQGTACSAESLVRNLQWAKAHELPESMCLKFQCGVHIQLGFAAEFSNVMIIYTSIVHKPPEIIMCDAYVTDFPLDLDIDPKHANKGTPEETGSYLVSRELPKHCLYTRLSSLQKLKEHLIFTVCLSYQYSGLEDTVEEKQEVNVGKPLIAKLDMHRGLGRKTCFQACRMPDEPYHSSTPTPGGAGCFHSSQDSFHDMYHSHLGHSDSDLPPDRCHCSRTPHTFISSHPAHQYSCQFGRSNVPVETTDEMPFSFSDRLMISEN; from the exons CTGCCTGGACCTGGAGCAGTGTTCTCTTAAGGTATTGGAGCCAGAGGGAAGCCCAAGTTTGTGTTTGCTGAAGCTAATGGGTGAAAAAGGATGTACAGTCACAGAATTGAACGACTTCTTACAGGCTTTAGAACACACTGATGTTCTTCAGCTTCTCAACCCCCCAG GATTAAAGATCACTGTAAACCCAGAATCAAAGTCAGTTTTGGCTGGACAGTTTGTAAAACTATGTTGCCGGGCAACTGGACATCCTTTTGTACAATATCAATGGTTCAAAATGAATAAGGAg ATCCCATATGGAAATTCATCAGAACTTATTTTTAACACGGTGCATGTAAAAGATGCAGGCTTTTATGTCTGCCGAGTTAACAACAATTCCACCTTTGAATTCAGCCAGTGGTCACAGCTCGATGTCTGTGATGTGGCAGAAGTGACAGAAAGCCTCCAGG gaagtgtggatggtatctcagaatccaAGTTGCAAATCTGTGTTGAACCAAGGTCCCAAAAGCTGATGCCAGGCAGCAAATTGGTTTTACAGTGTGTTGCTATTGGAAGCCCTATTCCTCACTACCAGTGGTTCAAAAATGAATCACCATTAACACATGAGACAAAAAAGCATTACACG GTTCCATATGTGGATCTAGAACATGAAGGAACCTACTGGTGTCATGTATATAATGATCGAGACAGTCAAGATAGTAAGAAGGTAGAAATCATCATAG atgaattaaataattttggGCATCCTG ATAATAAAGAACAAACAATTGGCCAGCCTTTGG caAAGGACAAAGTTGCTCTTTTGATAGGAAATATGAATTATTGGGAGCACCCCAAGCTTAAAGCTCCTTTGGTGGATGTGTATGAATTGACCAACTTATTAAGGCAACTAGATTTCAAAGTTGTTTCATTGTTGGATCTTACTGAATCTGAAATGTGTAATGCTGTGGATGAATTTTTACTACTTTTAGACAAAGGAGTATATG ggTTGTTATATTATGCAGGGCATGGTTATGAAAACTTTGGGAACAGTTTTATGGTCCCAGTTGATGCTCCAAATCCGTATAGGTCTGAAAATTGCCTGTGTGTACAAAACATACTGAAATTAATGCAAGAAAAGGAAACTGGACTCAATGTGTTCCTGTTGGATATGTGTCGGAAAAG AAATGACTATGATGATACCATTCCAATCTTGGATGCACTGAAAGTCACTGCCAATATTGTATTTGGATATGCCAC gtGCCAAGGAGCAGAAGCTTTTGAAATCCAGCACTCTGGATTGGCAAATGggatttttatgaaatttttaaaagatagattATTAGAAGATAAGAAAATCACTGTGTTACTGGATGAAGTTGCAGAAG ATATGGGGAAGTGTCACCTTACCAAGGGCAAACAAGCTCTAGAGATTCGAAGCAGCTTGTCTGAAAAAAGGGCACTTACTGATCCAATCCAGGGAACAGCTTGCTCCGCAGAGTCCCTAGTACGGAATCTACAGTGGGCCAAGGCGCATG AACTTCCAGAAAGTATGTGCCTTAAATTTCAATGTGGTGTTCATATTCAATTAGGATTTGCCGCAGAGTTCTCGAATGTCATGATAATCTACACAAGTATAGTGCACAAACCACCTGAGATAATAATGTGTGATGCCTATGTTACTGATTTCCCTCTT GACCTAGATATTGATCCAAAACATGCAAATAAGGGAACTCCTGAAGAGACGGGCAGTTATTTAGTGTCAAGAGAGCTGCCCAAGCATTGCCTCTACACCAGACTCAGTTCACTACAAAAACTGAAG GAGCACCTGATCTTCACAGTCTGTTTATCCTATCAGTATTCGGGACTGGAGGAcactgtggaggagaagcaggaggtgaATGTTGGGAAGCCTCTTATAGCCAAGTTAGACATGCATCGAGGACTGGGCCGGAAGACTTGCTTTCAAGCTTGTCGTATGCCCGATGAGCCTTATCACAGCTCCACGCCTACCCCAGGGGGGGCAGGGTGTTTTCACTCATCTCAGGACTCATTCCATGACATGTACCATTCACATCTTGGTCATTCAGACAGTGACCTACCACCAGACAGGTGTCACTGCAGCCGGACTCCACATACGTTTATTTCAAGTCATCCCGCCCACCAGTACTCCTGCCAGTTTGGGAGAAGTAACGTGCCGGTAGAGACAACTGATGAGATGCCATTCAGTTTTTCTGACAGGCTTATGATTTCTGaaaactga